The following DNA comes from Erigeron canadensis isolate Cc75 chromosome 3, C_canadensis_v1, whole genome shotgun sequence.
CAAGCTATCTTTCATTGGATCTGGAAAGAGCTAATGAGTACGTAATTTATAACTCTGGTTAACTTTGGCTGTCCTATTTCACTGTTTGTTAGATCCTCATAGCAAGTTCAACAAGTGGCACCTGTTCAGACCTTTATATACTCGTTTTTATCTTTGATATAATTGAACTTGGCATTGTTTGAATTAGGTTCTAAGCTAAAAGAACCTgttttacaaaaaaaagaaaaacaagatccACTTTTACTTATTTGTCTAACTGTCAATTCTACGTATTATCTAGTTTGACTTTGGATTCTTTTCTTATGGAATTACTAGAAAAGAGAAGGACAGTAGgttattatttgaaaattttacaaTTTCTGATGATGTCCCGGCTTGACAATTTCAAGGAGTCTTCTAATAAATAGTACGAGTAATTATCAATAACTAATGTATTCAACGGGCAAGTTtcctattttagttttttagttaGTATTACTCATTTAAAATTTGTTCAAATAACGATCAATGAGTGGGTAATAGTTAtgattaaaacatatttttataattcattcaTTGAATATGCCTTTCTCCACATATATTCTAAAAGTGAGTTGTGTTCTGACTTCTGGTGGAGTGCTGGAGTGAAATATCTGGTGGTTCAGACCCAATATAGTGCTTATCACCAAGATAGCTGTCCAATGGTCATCTTGTGTGTAATTTGCAAAACGGCAACCATGTCATTGTTCAGAAGTATCATGATTTGAAATTTCACCATTAGGCAACGTTTGAGAAGTAAAAGTTATAAGTTTCATTTGCTTAATTTTGCATGCTCTATATTCTTATATAATAAATTCCTGTCGCTTATCATCTTTAttgtaattttaatattttcttctTTCAACTTGGTTCCTATTAATTCTAGTCTTGGATGATATTCTTCTAGTCCAATATATATGCAAGGGTAGTCCTTCTTTGTATGTGTTTTAAAGTGTAGGATGTAGCTATTGATCTTACGATTATGTAGAATTTTCCGCCTCAGGCTAAGAAAATCTCTAAGGAGTATGATCACACACAAAAAATGTAATTTCATAGGTTATGATGCAAATTAAATGTGGAATAATATTTTCAGGTATGAAGCAGTTTTAATGCAGGAGATGCTAAATCTCATCATACAGATAGTTAAAGAAAGGCGATTCTGTGGGTTAACTACAGCTCAATGTCTACAACGTGAGTTAATTTATAAGCTATCCACTGGAAATGCTACTCATAGCCAATTGGTTAAATCCCTTCCTCGTGACCTTTCCAAAGTTAATGAATTTCAACAAATTCTGGACACTGTAGCCGAATACATGTCTCCATCTGGAATCAAACAGGTAatggtttataaaaggtttgtCTTCATAATGTCTAATTAAATTCATTTCATGTACTTATTACAGCAAATAATGTGTTGTAGGGAATGTATAAATTGCGTTTAGAATACTGGAAAGAATTAGATTTGTATCATCCTCGTTGGAACTCACGGGACTTGCAAGTTGCAGAAGAAAGATACCTGAGGTTTTGTAATGTTTCTGCATTGACCAATCAGCTACCAAAATGGACGCATAGTTACCCTCCTCTTAATGGGATAGCAAAAGTAGCAATTTGTAAAACAGTTCTGCAGATTACCCGAGCTGTTcttttttatgcactttttaCTGACAAGTTGATGGCATCACGTGCTCCTGATGGTGTCCTTATAACATCATTACACTTGCTATCACTAGCCTTAGACATTTCTCAAGTGCAGATCCAGTGTGGTGATCTAGCTAGCTCGATTCCTCTTCTAGCTTTTGCTAGTGAGGAAATATCTACAGGATTAAATGATGGATATGACAATCAAAGCTTATTGTCTCTTCTTGTGTCATTAATGAGGataaataaaagagagaatCTGTACAATTCTATGGAGAATGGTGGGTTCGACCTTTCTTCTTTGATCAAGAATCTTCTTCAGAAGTTTGCTGAGCTGGACTCTGGATGCCTTACAAAACTACAGATACTAGCTCCTGAAGTTGTTAACCAGCTATCTCATTCGAGTGATGCTAATAGCAGTGCTTCTATTTCTGATAGTGATAAACGGAAGGCAAAAGCACGTGAGAGACAAGCTGCAATAATGGTTAGATTCCATTCAATTACAGTGttccatatattttatacatgctaccaataaaattttgatttcaaCTATGTTACATTCAGGAAAAAATGAAGGCACAGCAGTCAAAGTTCATGGAGACCATAAACTTAGCAGGAGAAAGTGGGTTAAATTATTCAAATGACACTGAAGAATGTATTTCTGATGTTGCAAATGAATCAGATGGACCTGACCGAGTAATATGCTCTCTTTGTCATGATGCCAGTTCCAAGTCCCCCGTTTCTTTTTTAATTCTTCTCCAGGTTAGTGATCAAGTTATATCttctttttataacaaaaatgtgATTTCCATTTAGTCATTGACGGTTGAGGATAATACTTCCATTACCTGAATTCATGATACCAGAAATCGAGGGTTGCGGGTTTACTTGATAAAGGTCCCCCGTCATGGGAAAAACAAGTTAACAGATCTGGGAAGGACAAGGAGCAAGTCGCTCCTAGTGATGACATGTTGAGTATTCAATCTTCAAGCAGTTCGGAAACTATATCATCGCCCCAGTTAATGGATTTGGTTCAAAATGCAATTAATGAATTTGCTTCCACTGGCCAGCCAAGAGAGGTTGATGCATTTCTGGAATTTATAAAAGTTCGTTTTCCATCTCtgaaaaatatacattttcCTCAAACATCACATGATAGCAGTCAACCAAGCATATCGTTGGGTGAGGCATTTGAAGAAAATATGTACACTCAGATTCTGAATGTTATGGAAATTGACTCGGTGCAGTCAGATGTGTTGATAAAGGCTAAGGATATACCAGCTTCCGAGTTTAGTTCAAGCAGTACTTCAAATGAATCTCTGTTGCTCGGGAAGTACATCGCTTCTTTATCCGATGAAATATTGAATAATCCATCACCCTCAGAAACTGCCGGGTCCCGCAGTAAGGCACAACCTAGTTCAGTAACTTCACATCTTCCATCTGATGGTTTTGGACCTTCAGATTGCAATGGGATTTATGTTTCTTCATGTGGGCATGCTGTGCATCAGGGTTGCCTTGATCGATATCTAAGATCACTGAAGGAAAGGTAAATTTCTTCAAAATGTCTGTCTTATTTTTTCTGAATCATGCCAttgtaaaatttaatatttcTCTGGCCATGCTTTTTGTAGGTATACAAGAAGACTTGATTTTGAAGGTGGTCATATTGTGGATCCAGATCAGGTGCATGTAGTTAAAAActactttttcatttttgattctAATAATTTCTTACTAACATATATCCTTGATGTTCAGGGGGAGTTTTTATGTCCTGTTTGTCGGGGACTTGCAAATTCCGTCTTACCTGATTTGCCTAAAGAAAGACCGAAGGACAATGGGCCATTAAAAAGTCTAAGCCTTTCCCCCACAGATGCTTATGATGTTTCTCTCCTTAGACAATCCCTATCTCTTCTGCAAGCTGCAGCTGATGTTTCTAGAAGAAATGAGTTTCTCAAATTATTTCCAGTGTCTCGCAAAGGAGGACTAGGCACAAATATTGAATCTGCGGTTCGTCTACTACGTGAAATGTATTTCCCAGGAAACGATAAAATCTCAGGATCGAACCGGTTAAGTGACTCAGTGATCATGTGGGATACACTCAAATATTCTCTTGTATCTACAGAAATTGCAGCTCGATCCGAAAGGACTTCTTCAGCTACCAATATTAGCACAAGTGCCTTGTATGAGGAATTAAGATCCTCCAGTGGTTTTATTTTGTCCTTATTGCTTAAAATTGTGCACAATATGCGTGTCCAAAGTTCACTTGATGTTCTCTTAAGATTAAGGGGTATTCAACTATTTGCAAGGTCTATATGCTGTGCTGATACTATTAATGAATCACCCAGTTACGGCCACAGAGGTGGAGGTATAATTTTAGTGATTATACAGATCTTAGTGAACTACCTTAAGATTTTACGATTTTGCAAAATTAATCatgtcgttttttttttcattttcagaaAATATGATGTGCATGTTGGAAAATGCTGATAATGGCATACAATTTCCCGATGTTCAATTTTGGTCAATGGCATCCAATCCTGTTCTTGCATCTGATGCTTTTACAACTTTAATGTGGATCCTCTTCTGTCTTCCGGTGCCATTAATGTCATCTGAGAAATCGTTCTTACCTCTTGTCCATATGTGCTATGTTGTCTCCATAACTCAGGTGTCTTTTCTGCTCTAATCTATTATTACTTCTTTTGATCCAAGTCCCCTATAGCCTGCTAATATTTTGAATCTTTATTGTTTCTGTTTTGTAGGCTGTAATAACCTATTGTGGTAGGAATGACGGTACTGTGAATGATATTGCTTGCCATGATTCTCTTGTCACtgacatattaaaatttatggGTGAACATAGATTCTTAAGTCAATATTTTGTTTCGAGTTATGTTGATACTTCTAGTGATATAAAGGAGATAGTTCGAAGCTTGACCTTTCCTTTTCTGAGAAGATGTGCACTCCTTTGGAAATTAATGAACTCGTCAAGTTTAGTACCATTTAGTGGGGCGCACACGATGGACTTTGCTTATGCCTCTGCAGAAGAGTCTGTTGAATATGAAGATTTGAAGAAGCTGTTTAAGATTCCACCATTAGACAACATAGTTGCTGATGACATGTCACGTTCTTTGGTGTTTAAATGGTTACATCACTTAGCTGCAAAATATGAAGTTCGTGCTCCTTCAGGGGTTTTGTACTCAACTCCTGTAGTCCCTTTCAAGTTGATGGTTTTGCCTTACCTCTATCAAGATCTCTTGCAAAGGTGGTTACTGTTATTACCAAAAGTTGGTTTTGCTTCTACTTGAGTTTGGTCTTCATTGGTTTTGATGGTGCCTCTGTCTTCAGGTACATAAAACAGAAATGTGTCGACTGTGGAGCTGTTCAGGATGAACCTGCATTATGCTTGTTGTGTGGTAAATTATGCTCACCAAGCTGGAAGACATGCTGCAGGTTTGTGTTAAGGTTGATTAAGatcattatgttatttttatttatattaatataagtatAACATGAATCATTGCTTATCAGGAATAACAAGTGCCAAACTCATGCAATGTCTTGTGGTGCTGGTACTGGCATCTTTCTATTAATTAGGGTAAGTCTCACCAAGTGGATAACATCTTTCATGGCAAGCTTAAAGTGGGTTCAGCGAATAGTTCTCGTTTAAGCATTATTTTCTGATACCATATATTGAAACTTGTGATTGTAGAAAACTACAATATTACTTCAAAGATCTGCACGTCAGGCACGTTGGCCGTCTCCTTACCTCGATGCATTTGGTGAAGAGGTAAGACAAAGTTACGTTCTATACGTTTTTAGAAGTTTATAGTACATcatcttaaaaagaaaatttatttacAGAGTATGTGTAAATTTGGCGAATGAGTGTGTTTGCATGCATATACATATCAACACATATACATATGCTGTATCACATAGTTTTAGTTGGGTGCCGTTTAAGTTTCTTTATTGACAAATCTATTTCTGTTTTATCTACTTTTGCAGGACATTGAAATGAACAGGGGAAAGCCATTATATTTGAATGAGGAACGCTATGCATCCCTAAGCTACATGGTATCACGAGTTTACACTCCTATTTGAAATGACATAAACTAAACCTGTTTAGTCTTCTTGAAACTGGTTTGGGAATTAGAAGGTCCAAGGGCCATCTATGACTTCTTTAAGCAGAAATTATTAATTGGTCCAAAGCTCATAAGTAGTTTTATTCTCCGAGTCAGTGAGACAGTTGAATATAGGAATAAGTTGTGATACCTAACATATAAGGTTAACCAAAAAACTTGATAACTAATGAAACCTGACTGACAAGTTTATGTATATTAACCATAATACAATTTCTTAGATACTCTTTGTGGATTATTggttttttaatattgatactGCTGTTTGTAGGTTGCTTCTCATGGACTCGATCGGAGTTCGAAAGTGCTGCATCAAACATCAATAGGTGCTTTTCTAATGCTGTAGATTGGATTCATAGTAGATGATCTCTACTGGAGGTCTGTTCTTAATCCCTTGTTTctcctttttatatttttctgcTTATTTTCGAGTTTATATATGCTAAAAGCATTTAAACTCGAAATAGGTAATATTATTGCTTATATCCTTGTTAATCACCAAAACATATATTAAGAGGATCAAGGAATTGTTGTGGTCCTTAGTTAGCATCATGTCCTTCTAGCTTTTCTTTGGAAAAAACACATTAGTTCTACTAACTTTGTGTTTTTTGTTAGTATTATTGTCTAAGATGACCAAAACGGGAACGGTACTTAAGCTGTAGGTTTTTTTGAGTTTAAATAATCTATACGAAGCAGCCTTTTAAGGATCTCAAGAAAGATATGTACAAGTGAATATAGTAGACTTTATCAATTGCAAATGTTCCTAGATTGTTTGCTTTCTTATTTAGGccagtaatttttttttattataccaTGACTATTCCTATTAATatcttgtatgtatatgtgtttgatTTAAGCTAATGAATATGCCGGTAAATTGTGTTCTGAAACTTGATAGAAAAGATGGAGATGCTACGAACTTCTCTGGACATACCGAGTATTACTTCTCTTAGGCTTTATCTGTTGAAATTGTGTCATTTTCATTATCTACTGATCTATTATGACTAGCTATATTGGAAACACAAAATTTATGGTAAATTAAAAGTCAATCCTGCCAATTATGCTATATCTGAGTTTGTTGTCTCATTTGATGGGGAtcattttgaatatttgatttgtTGTCTTGTTGCTGATcgctttttttctttctatcatTCTGGGTCAGGGGGAGTGCGGAATTGGCGGGGAAAGATGGATTTTTCATCATGTGCAAGtctattgtttttggtgtattcCTTCCTCCAGTCTCTTCATCATTTTGTACAGTTATTGTAAATAACTATGCAATACTTGAGCCTTAAATGTTTTGAGTTGAAATTAAAACAGATATTAACTTCTGGTCTTGCAAGTTTTTAGCAATCTCCCATATGTCTCTATATTTTGTAGTTTTGGTTTACCAATTTTGGTATTCTATTGagtataatttatttagttagAATTGTGTATTTTCATTGTTAATGATATATTGAAATTGATAACTATGTGGATTTGCGTGTAATTCATTGATAACACTAAACCTGTTCAGATCATGCAAAGCAAATTAAGTTCACCAGTAGCTGGAATATGTCTTGTTGGTAAAGGTAAACGGGTAAATGTGAGGTCCTCTCTTTTAAGGAGGGGAGGGCGGGTCTTTGACTTAGATGGTGTATCCCAAGGTCGTTTCCATGACTATTAACATAAAAGCAATAGTTAACGCATTTGGTaacgtaaataaataaatggagAAGTACAATGAACGGTTGTCAATTGATAATGCGACTTCTTATAATCCAATTACATAAGGTATAATAGTACCGACGTTCAAATGTCCCCGTGATAAAACCCCAAGAAGCCGGAACAAGTACAAGGTGTCTAATGCCACGGTAAAGTAGTATTTAATGACAATCAAGCTAACTTTTATGAGAAGTATACGTATGAATAATCTTCAATTCGAAAAGGATAAGGTAAACAAgttaaaaacataaatgaaGAAAATATTTGCAATGAGACTGTTAATGGAGGGTTACCACAACCATCTATAACATATCTCACCACAGTAAACACACAATCAGAATATACTTTTTGCTGCATAGTTTTATATAGAAAGCTTTAATTTTAATAGAGCAATTTAAGCTAAGGCCATAACATTTAATAAGACTAAAGGCGGTCAGTGTATCTTGGCATTTAAAATGTTATCATTTgattattttcctttttctatatgataatGTTTGGCATATGATATGATGCCCACTAAAACGTTATAAATACTTGATAGCTGCTCTAAACTGTTGATATACGGGCTCGTTTAAGAATGGTGTCTCCAAATGAAAATCTCTTCAATCCTAGACGAATGAAGAAGCAATCGAGTGTTCTTGATTTGAATAAATTTGTAAGAACTTCGTTAATCGTTCTGTTTATATTCATTACGTTTTATGAGCAACTTCTGCTTAACTAAAGCATGAAATTGTTTTGTGTAATATATAGCCACCAACGATTTCATATGAGAAAGAACATCATACATTGAGTGGCAATGTAATTCCTAAAATCTCTACCACTTGTTCACCTGGATTAAAAGCAAGAGTTAACATGGTTGAGGTATGCACCTTAAATCTCTCATATAATCATATGTCTATACGTACACAatctataaataaacaaaattagcTGTATAATTGTTTGTATACGATTGATGTGTTTAAATTTGTGATCAATAAGGAAGCACTAGCAAACATTCCAATATCATTCAAAAGGCAGGAGACTTCAAAGAGTACACTTGTTATAGAGAAGGTAAGCTAGCATATGACAAAATTATTCGATTTCCAAAATGCTAGTAAAGTGACGTTTTTTGTCACTGAATACATATTAGGGGATATTGACATTAGTACAACATCAATCACAAGATGATCAAGAGCAAATTCAACCACAAGGAAAACATAAAAGAGGCCTAAGAACATCCTGGACTGTTCATTATGTTGATGGAAAGTTTGAGCTTCCAAGTGAATGTATAAAGTATATTCTTATAAGGGATAAGGTAACTTTTCTCATaccttctgttttttttttaaaacatttttatgaTATGCTCATGTGCATAtgtaaacaaattttataagttatttAGTTCTGTTCCTTTCATCTTTCTCAAGTcgtgtatttttttaatttgtgcaGTATCGCCAACGACTATCAAGGTTTGTTGGTAAGAGGGCCCCAAACAGGGAGACTCAAAGGTGTGATTTATCCGTGCATACTCGACTAGAGGGGTGGAGGGTCGAGACCAGAAAACGACCGGATAAAACTCATGACAAGgttatataatatactaaacTCTGATATATgcaaatgtatttttttttccttccagtTTAGCTATTTCTGTAAAATTGTACCTATAAGTACATAACCTGCGGTAATTAACTATTTGTATGCAGTTTTACCATCACGGATCATCCGGAAGGATGTTTCGATCATTGGTCGAGGTGGAGAAGTTCATCAAATACGAGATATACCCGCCTAAACCACAAAGGCTCAACAAAAAATGGTCCAAAGCTGCGATGAATTGAAATACGAGTAGTAACATTACTCTTTGAATCTTGTACGAGAAAAAAGGTTATAACGTCTCAAGACTTATTTTGCTGAAGTAGAAGTAACTTAATTGGATTTTCAAAGTTAAGTTTGTTAGCAAATATATGAATGCTTGATTTATGATTCACAATCTTATAATATACAGGAGTTCTTATATATGTAACATGTTTTGtttggaaaacttaaaaaagcATCCAATAAAAGTCAATACTTGCAACATAAACCAAGACACTTCAAATTACTTCAATAAGCACAAATTAAGCCTTGCCTATTAATATATGCAAAATAAAGCGATCGACTAGATATCAATCATTTTATAACTTAACACCCGAGTCAAATAGGACTATGCCTTACCAAACCAGTTCTTGAAAAGTGCAATCAAGTGTGCTCTAGGAGGTAAGATATCCTTGACAGTTTCACAATGGATGAAGTTGTCAGCCCATTCGGTTAGTTTTGGAAACATTTCTTTTGTCACAATCTTAATTCCAGTAGCTTCTTCAGCTGCTCCAAGCCAATAAGCCAAGAGATCAGCAGTAATATCAATCAGGTTGATATTGTCACCTCCGAAAAATTTCTTGCCTTTGAGCTCATTTTCTAGTATTCTTAGTTGCTCCCAAGCTTCCGCAATAGCTTGTTCATCTCCATTGCTTATAAAAACAGTGAATAACGCAGGTATAacctaaacaaaacaaataaacaataatgtaacTAGACTAGTTAGTGTACAATATATTATGGGTGGTGATATTCGTACCAAAAATATGTCACAATTGTACATTAAacacttgtacattatataatttgtactGCTTTATGATAAATTTATTCACTTTTGCGGTCAAATGTTATAGGCATATATAGGCAAGAGACCATGATTCATCATAAAATACGTCACGCATAAGAAATATTTAGAGACAACGATATAATTGATTACCTTATCGTCAATGAACTTGGCCCAAAATCGTGCAACAGCCTTCTCATAGGGATCTTGAGGCAAAATCGGGATGCCTTTCCAGAGGTCTTCAATGTACTCAATGATCACAAGAGACTCCGAAATTGGGTTTCCATTATGTACCAAGACGGGCACCTTCTTATGAACGGGATTGTACTTCAAAAGATCGGGACTCTTGTTGTTGATATCTTCTTCAACAATTACGTAgttgatatttttgatattCAAAGCAATTTTCACTCTACAAGCGAATACACTTAGTGGATCAGCATACAACTTCACTTCATCCGTTgtcattgtatatatataaatcgatttGATTACCTATGAGTTTTAGTCTCAATAAGACCACTAATTCTTACTGTTCATATAGTGTGATATGAATATACCACATTAATtcattgtgtatatatatatttgattcagTGAGATAATAACACACACCTTTTTATAATGTGAGGTTtagtgtacatatatatatttgattggcAGGCGTGATACTCGTGACGAGTGGGTTGGTGGAAACAGGGTGGTCATTTGGTCTTCaattcaactaattaaaaagtaaataactatCTCGTTGACGTCTTCTACAGGTTTTTGGTCTCAATACCATTTTTGACGATATATGAGGAGGTTGATGTGTAGACAGTCTTActcctaccaaaggtagagaggctgcttccaggtctACCAAAAGTAGGAAAAGGACCTCTAGCGCACCTTGCTGGGCATggggatcgaacccatgacttcTATTTCCAGACGCAAGGGCtccaaccactcatttttttccctcttttttccataaataactttgttcatctaattcatttaaaatcttttatttcaaaaaccgtacatcgataaattataaaaattatatgggtgttcttaaaatttcatgttctatATTAGAGAGgccattcgatatattttcaacgaatttttaaatccggggACGGAGAACGTCAGGTAGATCACTTCAtcatcacctccatcaccgtCACAATGCACATGTACCTTTCTcttgttataaaattattttcaagTGGACTTCACATCTTGTCCCTCTCACATACATCAATTATttctctatttttatttttatttttatcattggCCGGTCAATGAGACGATATTTATCATTTGATGTAGATTTTGTTTCTTTGGAAAATTACGAGTTCGAAAGtaaaaagaagaaacatatcAGTTATTTATCAGTTTTACTTGTTCCTTTTAATACTTGTATGAAATTAAAAGGCTAGTCATTTTCTTATATCGCTACAACTTTTACGTCGTTAAACacaatctatatatctatatgattTGCATGGATCTATTTAGCGGAAAGTCTGGAAGTTTTAGTGTGGTGACTGAACCATCTACGGAATTTGTAACTGTAAAAAGCACATGttgattaaaagtttttattgattttgattgTAGTAATGTAcgtttatgtttattttgtgCAAAAAACTTTGAGGTTTCGTAATTATATATTCcttgttttttttagaacaacaatTATATATTCGTTTTAGTTTATGTATGAAGAAACTAGCCAATACAATGGTTGTAACTTTTCTTATTCCTTTTCGATTGATTACGTAGACAACCAAATAAATTGTAGCCTTTTGTTTGCTGATTGGTTTTTACGATTTTTTTCCCCCCCATTAATAATAAGATTTCGCTCCGCCTAATTGTGGTTAATTTGACGGTTTCAAGATTTCGACATTGAGGGTCCGCATGCGCACATTATTAGAGATCACCA
Coding sequences within:
- the LOC122590674 gene encoding E3 ubiquitin-protein ligase PRT6 isoform X3, which gives rise to MEIDSASPPPPPSESNTPFFSPQDRVLRRLALIKVPEKNLEQLQCGLIAYVKEYDFRLQEIVNAVLPTDTEMESAMEAHANPIIEDILHESMCWLQWLMFECDPKDMLQRLALMNVGQRGVCGSVWGHNDIAYRCRTCEHDPTCAICVPCFQNGNHKDHDYSIIYTGGGCCDCGDVTAWNRSGFCSKHKGAEQIQPLQEDVAKSLGPVLDCLLGRWKNKLSCAESNHQNGPSSDDTAAEPIKVADVLTSAVVDMLMEFCKCSESLLSFVSGRLCSMDSLLDFLVRSEKFLSVDTVRKLQEFLLKLLSDPFFKYEFAKAFLKYYPMVINEAVEQCKDAVFRKYPLLPTFSVQILTVPTLTPRLVKEMDLLAMLFECLSNIFSSCSQEDHRLQVSKWGNLYETTHRVVEDIRFVMSHSTIPKYITCDRRDISRTWMKLLAFVQGMSPQKREINTHIEEENDNMHLPFVLGHSIANIHALLVAGAFSTEDEAASTINKQDIDEQDGVRHSKVGRLSQESSVSSATVKGSSLDCEMKMVDGDTDSVAVLSSISWLMFECLREIESWLKVDNPLGGFGDHLMEGGESTNTLEVLSLADWPEIRYDVSTQDISVHIPLHRLLSLVLQRALKRCYGESTLPGLIVASADSSTQYGDFFGHVLGGCHPYGFSAFVMEHPLRIRVFCSEVHAGMWRKNGDAAILSYEWYRSVRWSEQGLELDLFLLQCCAALAPADLYIVRILERFGLSSYLSLDLERANEYEAVLMQEMLNLIIQIVKERRFCGLTTAQCLQRELIYKLSTGNATHSQLVKSLPRDLSKVNEFQQILDTVAEYMSPSGIKQGMYKLRLEYWKELDLYHPRWNSRDLQVAEERYLRFCNVSALTNQLPKWTHSYPPLNGIAKVAICKTVLQITRAVLFYALFTDKLMASRAPDGVLITSLHLLSLALDISQVQIQCGDLASSIPLLAFASEEISTGLNDGYDNQSLLSLLVSLMRINKRENLYNSMENGGFDLSSLIKNLLQKFAELDSGCLTKLQILAPEVVNQLSHSSDANSSASISDSDKRKAKARERQAAIMEKMKAQQSKFMETINLAGESGLNYSNDTEECISDVANESDGPDRVICSLCHDASSKSPVSFLILLQKSRVAGLLDKGPPSWEKQVNRSGKDKEQVAPSDDMLSIQSSSSSETISSPQLMDLVQNAINEFASTGQPREVDAFLEFIKVRFPSLKNIHFPQTSHDSSQPSISLGEAFEENMYTQILNVMEIDSVQSDVLIKAKDIPASEFSSSSTSNESLLLGKYIASLSDEILNNPSPSETAGSRSKAQPSSVTSHLPSDGFGPSDCNGIYVSSCGHAVHQGCLDRYLRSLKERYTRRLDFEGGHIVDPDQGEFLCPVCRGLANSVLPDLPKERPKDNGPLKSLSLSPTDAYDVSLLRQSLSLLQAAADVSRRNEFLKLFPVSRKGGLGTNIESAVRLLREMYFPGNDKISGSNRLSDSVIMWDTLKYSLVSTEIAARSERTSSATNISTSALYEELRSSSGFILSLLLKIVHNMRVQSSLDVLLRLRGIQLFARSICCADTINESPSYGHRGGENMMCMLENADNGIQFPDVQFWSMASNPVLASDAFTTLMWILFCLPVPLMSSEKSFLPLVHMCYVVSITQAVITYCGRNDGTVNDIACHDSLVTDILKFMGEHRFLSQYFVSSYVDTSSDIKEIVRSLTFPFLRRCALLWKLMNSSSLVPFSGAHTMDFAYASAEESVEYEDLKKLFKIPPLDNIVADDMSRSLVFKWLHHLAAKYEVRAPSGVLYSTPVVPFKLMVLPYLYQDLLQRYIKQKCVDCGAVQDEPALCLLCGKLCSPSWKTCCRNNKCQTHAMSCGAGTGIFLLIRKTTILLQRSARQARWPSPYLDAFGEEDIEMNRGKPLYLNEERYASLSYMVASHGLDRSSKVLHQTSIGAFLML